The genomic stretch TGGTGAATATTGGGGATATGATTGAGCGGTGGACGAATGGGCTGTGGAAGAGTACAATGCATAGGGTCATTCATAGGGGCCAGCAGTATAGGATTAGTGTGCCGTTTTTCTACGAGCCCAACTTTGATGCCCTGGTTAGGCCGCTGGAGAAGTGTGTGAGGGAGACTGGGGGAAAGCCGATACATAAGGGGAGTACGTATGGGGAGCATCTTTTGACAAAGGTGTTTAGCAATTTTTACTATAGTAAGAGGACGGACTGGTAGGTTTGGGGGATAGAGTTCTAGATGAATATTACATGATGATTGAGATCTATCTACAAGAACACTGCCTATGTAGGTGAAGTGTTTGCTAAGAACAAAGAAACAAATAGAGAATAACCTGATTGTATAAGAGGGGGAAGCTGATGGAAACCAGCAGTAGGCTGGGTATGTACATGTATTGGAAGTTCTGTGTAAGCCTAGAGGCTCACAGATGCCTATCTACATGATATGTAAGATACTTGGAGAAGACTCGGGAGGTCGTCAGCTCAAGTTGGCTGGTAAGTCTCAGCAGTCTAACCGTTTTGTCACTTTCCGGGTTGGACAACCGGCTGCTCATCTTTGCCGTCAGTCACCATGGTGTCTGGCAGACTGTTGTCCCCTAGGCGACTCCGCAACGCCTCCACCTCCTCATCGGGTGCCTTGACCTTCTTTGCCTTCTTTGCCTTGTCGATATCGTTGCGCTCAATCTCCTCCTGCGCTTTTTCACCAGGCCACACAGAACCAATGCCACCAGGGGCCATGCTGTACAGGCGGCGAACAGCAATCTTCACATCCTTCTCTTGAACATCTGGGTTCTGGGGGAGACCCTCGGGGGGGTTAATAATGCGCTCATCTTTGACTTTGATGATCAAATCCATAAGGATCCCGTGATGACCAGGTGTGGCTTCGCTCAGAATGGCTATCAGAGCAATAACCTTCTCGGAGAACTGCTGCTTAGGATCCTCCCAGAACCAGTTGGATGTCAAGATAGCCTTGGAATTGGTGAGGGAGTAGCGGCTCTCTTCTTGTCCACCTGACGCGTTATCGAATGCTTCAATCTTGGCAGTGATGAAGGTGTGCGGCTTGACGAGGCGGACCATGTTCTTTCGGAGCGAAGCATctgttacggatccatagactcggCCTATGGCCCCCACAGCAcaagttcgggctcacaacgtagatagctcgatagcttgtatcttgtcaaatccaatctttctcTACActcttgatcgatccctcacagCATCCTTGCGCATCAGGTTGCTGATGTGATGCCTGAGTAACTCCCCGCTACTGTTCTGTATATGTGTTAGTATAGGTTTCAGATGTGCTAGATGGACTTCAGGCGGCATCACAGCTAGCTAGGACGAGGTCACGGAGCCACGTGATGGCCTTCATGTCCACAAGATACTGATCAACATACCTGTACAGACTTCTGTAGTAGTCCAGTATCATCTTCAAGATAGAGCACTGCCTCTAGCTTTGGGCACGCGCGAATATGTGGGGTGTCCTTAGTACCAATGAGTAGCTCTCTATCGTTGACGATGTTGTTGAAGTTAAAATTGGTAAAATCGGAATCGTGGAGTCGACGACCGTTGACGTCGCAGAAAAACACCCCTTGGTCATCCTTGCGGCCTCGGGCGTCCTTGATGCGGTGGAGTTCGAGTCTGGCCTCTATGCCTTCGAGGATCTCATCATAGGTCATAGATGGTTTGATGATGAAGCATGGTATCATTCTGCGAATATATGGACAGTAGAGACTGGTAGTGATGTCAGAGGTGCGGTTGGAGGGAAGTGGGGAAGTGGGGCTAGAAGAAGCCATAGTGGAGGTAGTGATGGCGGTGCAGGTAGAGTGGGAAGTGTTGGGCGTCGTTGATCAGGGCTTCAAGCTATCCAGTAAGTGAATTAAGTCTTGAGAACTGGTGGGACAGCTGATTTGTATGTAGCTGGAAGGAAGGTTCCAGACGCTGTGAGGCGTCGACATGGTAAGGCGTCAACATGGTGAGGCGCCAACGCGGTGAGGCACAAGTGAGTATGACTTCAAAATCCACCCAATTTGGTACTAGCGTTGCAAGAGCAAACACGCTCACTTGCCACCAGACATACGCTATCGCCTCCAAACACTTAAGTCTTCTTAGCTACCTAATGCTCTTGTGTCCTACACCAACCAAACTCGAGACAAACAACAACCTGCTGCTTAGCGATCCAACTGTTCTCTAATGGCATCCAAAGACCAAAAGTTCGCCATCGTACAGACAGACAATGCAGGGGCATATTCACCCAACTATCTCGAGAAGCTACACTCGGGATTCGAAGTGGACGGCCCAGCAACGATGAACTGCGAACCCGAGACCGCACAGAACCAGCAACTGTCGACCACATCTTCCTTCTTTCGTCTACCCAGGGAACTCCGCGATCAGATCTATGATTACGCATTTGGGGAAATCGGCACCAAGTTCAGGACACGCAACATGTACATTCTGGCGCGTCGGGAAAGCCGCGAGATGCGTCAAGGTCTCCCCAATTGGCTCCGCACCAACAAACAGATCTGCTACGAGGCACTTGCTTTCTTCGGCTCTACACACGTTTTCACCGATGAGCCGCTGTATGAAGAATGGACCGATGAACCGCCGTATGAAGAATGGACCTCGAGCGCAGACTCCGATCTCACCACCCCACTGGTCTTCAACAAAGATATTATTCGCAATGTTGGCTGGTCCCATACATACTTTCAACCTGGAGATCCATTCCTAGTCCTTCTCCGCCAACTCGATGTTACGGTTTCGACATTGCACTTGGAGTGGTTTCCTTATATGGGGTACTGGAACACATCATCGATAGACGATCAAATTGCAGAGTGGGCAGCTGTGCACCTTCACTCCCGGGAAGGCAGTCTGCGGAAGGTCAAGATAGATGTCATCGTCTGCGAGCACCCATGGGATGCTGAAGGAGATACGTTCatgtcaagcgtcaaggttggggagaatcatcatgtcgtattagagctatcgggaagaggtctatatacgcagtgggaggagagaaggagctaggccgtaaaggtactagcgggtaaataggtggctgcctggttgcccaaagaggagccaagggataagccctatggccgacacACCCCCCGGAACCAGGTGGCAAGCCATCTGAGTGAATGAAATGTATAGGAAATCGTAAAGAGACGTTCGCTGGAGGTGCCTTGAGAGACTACATGCGGGGAACGTTCACCATATCGATGAGGCCAATGAACTTAGCGTGCTCTTGTTTGTCGAGAGGCTTCGTAAGGCCGTCGGCGGGCATCTCTACGCCGGGGAGATAGTCGAGCTTGAGGTTGCCGTCTTTGTACTGCTGCTTTGTATACTTGAAGTACgcgtcgatgtgctttgtACGCTCGTGATGGCCGTCCTTGCGGATCATATTAAGCGCTGGCTGATTATCGGTGTACAGCTTGAAGGGCTTGAGGTCGTTACCGACGTATCCAACCTGAGAGAGTAGGCGTTGAAGCCAATtgatctctttggcagcatACGTCATGGCAATATATTCTGATTCTGTGGAGGAGAGAGTAACGAGGCGCTGGCGGTACGATTTGTATGAGACGACGCCTCCAGCCATCTTGATGACGTAGCCGGAGGACGACTTGCGCTCGTTGTTGTCGCCATGGGCGGAGTCACTGTAGGCCTTAAGGCCTATCATGTGATCTGGGTCGTCCATATTAGCGTCTTTAAGGTCACCTTGGTACTTGATGCCGAGAGTTGCCGTGCCGTTGTAGTAGCGGAGCATGTGCTTTAGCAGTGACAGTTGCTCTAACGTAGGGTTGTTTGCAAAGCGTGCCATGAAGTTCACGTGCCAAGCTAGGTCACAGCGAATAATGGAGGTAGGATAGAGTAGCTTCGCGACGAGCGATTGGTACTGCTGTATAAGGTTGTTGTCGGCGATGTCATCACGCTTGATGAGGGTGAGGGCCGACTTTGGGAGGGGGTTGTCTGCCTTTGGAGCGTTGGCGAGGTGATACTCATCGACAATGCGATCAACGTAGCTATCCATCGTCATAGAGAGAGAGCGGTTGGGACGATCGCGGAGGATTCGAATTCCCAAGTAGAAACCAATTGGGCCAAGGTCACGAGCCTTGTATCGATTGAGGAGTTGTGACTTAAGTGCCTTCATAGAGGTCACGTCACGTGTAATAAGGATAAGGTCGTCAACGTACACGACTATGATGGCCTTTGTTGTTGGGTTGACGAAGACGCAGGGATCTGCTTCGATGGGCTCGAAGCCGAGATCTTTGAGAGAGTCCTTGAGGTCGTTGTACCACAATAGGGCTGACTGACGGAGGCCGTACATGCCGCGGCGAAGGCGAACAATATTCCCAAAGCCAGTACAGCCTGCGGGCAGGCGAAGGAGGACAacgtcatcgtcgtcgagGTGAGCGTTGAGGTAAGCAGTAATCATGTCGATCTGCTCACACTCTAGATCGAAGTAAGCCACAAGGGCGAGGAGGATGCGGAGCGTAGAAGTTCGGACGACGTAGGAGTAAACCTCGCGGTACCAAATTGATTCTTGTTGCTTGTTGCCGCAAGCCACCATGCGAGCCTTGTCTTTCACGTGATAGCCTTGAGCGTTGCCTTTATACGTCCACACCCATTGACCTGGGATGATCTCATACTTGGCAATCTCCTCTGCCGTAGCAGGGCGCCAAGTACCGTTGGCGATAAGAGCGTTGTACTCATCGTCCATTGCGAGTTGTAGATCATCGCGGCGAGGATGTTTGAGAAACTGACGATAGTTGCGAGGCTCCGGTGGAAGTTCTGAAAGCTTTGAGCCGAGAGTGGGCTTGACGAGAGCCATGGCGAAGCAGCGATCAAAAGTAGATGAAGTGAAGAAAGCACGTGCCCGGCGATTGCGAGGGCCGTGTATGATATGAGCTGGGTTGAGGTCCGCGTTAATCTCATGTCGACGCGCTGCCTTGTTGTTACCACGGGTTGGAGGAGCTGGTGGagcttcatcatcatcctcgaAACCATCAAAGCCATCTCCGCCATCAGCACGAGGTAGCTGATGATTGTCCAaatcgccgccatcaccatcttGCGGAGGAGCGGGTGGAGTTGTAGCGGCGTCGGCGAGGCGGTTGATGAGAGGTTTAAATGGGAGCACcttcggtgatggtgaagGGCCGATGATGGGAGACAATGGAGGAGTGGAGGGTGAGTCGTAGCTATCAAACCGCACGGAGGCGGTGGTAACGATCTCATCAGTCTCTGGGATCCACATCTGGTAGATGTTCTCGCCGATCATACCGACGAGGTGGCCCTTGTGAGCACGAGGTGCAAATTTGTCACCTTTAACGCGCTTCTGGGCGGGTATATGGGCGTATCCAACATGGCCGAAAGCGTGCATCTTGGCGACGTTTGGGACTGGGTTTGGGTAGCCTATAGAGCGATTCCAGGCCTCTAAAGGAGTGATCTTTCCTGGGAGGTTGCTGTTGGAGACGAGGTTGTGAATGCGGGCCATATATTTGGCTGCGTAGGGCCACAGCTTTATAGGAAGCTTGGCTGCAATAAGAGCTCCGCGAGTTCGATCCTCTGTGATACCGTTGGCGCGCTCTGCAATACCATTGCGAGTGGCATCATAAGGTGGTGACGTAACTACCTCGATGCCCACGCTATCGAAGTACTGCTTGTTGCTGGCGTTAATAAACTCGCGAGCGTTGTCGGTATGGATAGTGATGGTAAAGCCTTTGGccttcatagctttgcacCAATTAATAAGCTGTTGGCCTAGTACAGCGCGGCTGTCTGATGTGAATAGCCACTGTCGGCGTGACTTGCCATCCGTGATAGGCATGAAGTAACGCTCTCCATCTTTTCCAGGTATAGTGATGGGGCCGACGACATCGACATGGACCTTGCCAAGCGCTGTATTGGGTGGAGTTTGTTGAATTCGAGAGATATTTCGCTTTGATTTGGAGAGGCCGCAGGGCTCGCAGTTGGTGACGGTAGAAGTAGTGAGCTTCATCCCATGTACAACTTTTGCAGTGTCCTTAATAGCGtctattccagcgtgtccCATGATATGATGCCAGTCGGTGGCTGGCCGTGAGGATGAGGGCTCATCGGCAGAGCTTCGATAGCAAACAAGAGAGGCGTATGAGAGAGCGGCCGGCGCCTTGGAGGATTCTGTAACTACGAGAAAGTTGGGTATACCGTCGATCTCTGGTAAGTAAGCTAGCTCCTCATCTGAGGCAGTGTACAATTTGTCCTTGCCCGAGTGATACCACACTCCCGCGCGCTTGAATGGAGCTTGGGAGATGACGTTGGTGGCGAAATCGGGGCAGTAGAGGACGTTTTGGAGTGAGATCTTCTCTGTTGTTCCGTCGGCTTTGACGACTTCAAGGCGTACAGTGCCAACGCCGGCGGCGGTGGTTGATCCGGTAGAGCCGTGTACGTCATTGTCGATTGGAGCGTATTCGTAAAATTTCGAGCGGTTATTGAAGACGTGCCGGTTAGCGGCAGTGTCGTAGCAGTACCGCTGTTGATAGTCGTGATTGGAGACTGCCTTCTTGAGGAGAGTCGGAGAGACGAAGGTGGCGACTGTCACGTATGAGTGAGCATCGTACTGATCAGCATCGTCGTCGTTGCTGTTCTTGGCCACTGTAACGTTTgtacgagctgctgcagCTGCGGCCTTCTTAGCGGCATTGTCTGCGGTGCGCTTCTTAACATTATCTGGGGTGAGAGAAGGGTGAAGTTTCCAGCAAAGCTCATTAGGTCCTGGGTGCTCTCGCTTGCAGTGATCGCACATTCCAACAGGCTGAGGAGTACGCTTCTGTTGGTTGTTATTGCGCGTCGGCAGAGACGAAGGAGTAGGAGTAGAGTTCTGGTTGCTGTTGTTGCCATTGCCGCGGCCATTTAGGCGTGTGAGAACGCGCTTCTCCTCCGCTTGTTTAGAGACGGAGAGGAAAGTCTTCACGGGCTCATCTGGGGCATGGCGTAGGTGATCCTCGAGTGACGCGACGAGCGTGTCGATAGACCATGTATGGCCTTGGCGGAGGTCGTTATTGCGAGCTTCTACCCACTGTGGGAGTACACGAGCTAAGCCGTGAAGGAAGTGGATGATGAGCAGGTCTTCGATGTCGCGGTCGGCGGATGTACCAGGTACTGCTGAAGGCTTCTTCCATCCAAGTGTGATGCCTTGTACCGTGATGTCATTAATTGTCTCGCGAAACTTTCCAATATAGCTGCGGACTGTGGGTTGGGTCTCAGCGCGGAGGTCGATGAAGGCAGTCCACGCGAGAGCAGCATTGGCGTAGTCACCGTTGCTGTTTAGGTCCTTGAGAGCCTTGTACATATCGTG from Pyrenophora tritici-repentis strain M4 chromosome 1, whole genome shotgun sequence encodes the following:
- a CDS encoding rve domain containing protein, whose amino-acid sequence is MATYTSSTAVTARLAADGKNWKDWIKQLINYAAADGAVAVLDGAPRPEFDATDDKYRITAMQRPITHPLGTSTDVIQAELDRVGKLNKTIGPFNNEARQLLREDKLALDSWVARDARLQNTILSSIDKPLVAQVRTCPTAHDMYKALKDLNSNGDYANAALAWTAFIDLRAETQPTVRSYIGKFRETINDITVQGITLGWKKPSAVPGTSADRDIEDLLIIHFLHGLARVLPQWVEARNNDLRQGHTWSIDTLVASLEDHLRHAPDEPVKTFLSVSKQAEEKRVLTRLNGRGNGNNSNQNSTPTPSSLPTRNNNQQKRTPQPVGMCDHCKREHPGPNELCWKLHPSLTPDNVKKRTADNAAKKAAAAAARTNVTVAKNSNDDDADQYDAHSYVTVATFVSPTLLKKAVSNHDYQQRYCYDTAANRHVFNNRSKFYEYAPIDNDVHGSTGSTTAAGVGTVRLEVVKADGTTEKISLQNVLYCPDFATNVISQAPFKRAGVWYHSGKDKLYTASDEELAYLPEIDGIPNFLVVTESSKAPAALSYASLVCYRSSADEPSSSRPATDWHHIMGHAGIDAIKDTAKVVHGMKLTTSTVTNCEPCGLSKSKRNISRIQQTPPNTALGKVHVDVVGPITIPGKDGERYFMPITDGKSRRQWLFTSDSRAVLGQQLINWCKAMKAKGFTITIHTDNAREFINASNKQYFDSVGIEVVTSPPYDATRNGIAERANGITEDRTRGALIAAKLPIKLWPYAAKYMARIHNLVSNSNLPGKITPLEAWNRSIGYPNPVPNVAKMHAFGHVGYAHIPAQKRVKGDKFAPRAHKGHLVGMIGENIYQMWIPETDEIVTTASVRFDSYDSPSTPPLSPIIGPSPSPKVLPFKPLINRLADAATTPPAPPQDGDGGDLDNHQLPRADGGDGFDGFEDDDEAPPAPPTRGNNKAARRHEINADLNPAHIIHGPRNRRARAFFTSSTFDRCFAMALVKPTLGSKLSELPPEPRNYRQFLKHPRRDDLQLAMDDEYNALIANGTWRPATAEEIAKYEIIPGQWVWTYKGNAQGYHVKDKARMVACGNKQQESIWYREVYSYVVRTSTLRILLALVAYFDLECEQIDMITAYLNAHLDDDDVVLLRLPAGCTGFGNIVRLRRGMYGLRQSALLWYNDLKDSLKDLGFEPIEADPCVFVNPTTKAIIVVYVDDLILITRDVTSMKALKSQLLNRYKARDLGPIGFYLGIRILRDRPNRSLSMTMDSYVDRIVDEYHLANAPKADNPLPKSALTLIKRDDIADNNLIQQYQSLVAKLLYPTSIIRCDLAWHVNFMARFANNPTLEQLSLLKHMLRYYNGTATLGIKYQGDLKDANMDDPDHMIGLKAYSDSAHGDNNERKSSSGYVIKMAGGVVSYKSYRQRLVTLSSTESEYIAMTYAAKEINWLQRLLSQVGYVGNDLKPFKLYTDNQPALNMIRKDGHHERTKHIDAYFKYTKQQYKDGNLKLDYLPGVEMPADGLTKPLDKQEHAKFIGLIDMVNVPRM